One Alicyclobacillus acidoterrestris DNA window includes the following coding sequences:
- the whiA gene encoding DNA-binding protein WhiA, which produces MSFAAETKKELTQIEQDTCCAKSELQAILGLGGCFVTVDGRRQLVVETENVATARRIYTVLKETFGTRCEVIVRKKMRLKKNNVYAIRLTALQADAVLSELGWTGEIEDGPLAANWPKPDADCCNRAFLRGCFLAGGSVNAPGSPSYHLEIYAASENMAETVLALMNDYELHARLTTRKKGYIVYLKEGEKIVDFLNLIGAVRALLKFEDTRILKGMRNQVNRLVNCETANMNKTIAAAVRQLENIQLIEAHMGLQQLPDSLRVAAELRLRYPEANLQELCRRMGNRVSKSGLNHRFRKMEEIAERLRSSPAT; this is translated from the coding sequence GTGTCGTTTGCAGCAGAAACGAAGAAAGAGTTGACTCAAATTGAGCAAGACACTTGCTGTGCGAAAAGCGAATTGCAGGCCATCCTCGGTCTCGGCGGGTGTTTTGTGACCGTCGATGGCCGCCGTCAATTGGTGGTTGAAACGGAGAATGTCGCCACAGCTCGGCGAATCTATACGGTACTGAAAGAGACGTTTGGCACGCGTTGTGAAGTGATTGTCCGCAAGAAGATGCGCCTGAAGAAGAACAACGTATACGCGATTCGCCTCACTGCATTGCAGGCGGATGCGGTGCTTTCGGAACTGGGTTGGACGGGCGAGATCGAAGACGGTCCACTGGCGGCAAATTGGCCCAAACCGGACGCGGACTGTTGTAATCGAGCCTTTCTTCGGGGATGCTTTCTCGCAGGGGGCTCTGTCAACGCACCTGGAAGCCCGTCTTATCATCTGGAGATTTACGCGGCTTCCGAAAATATGGCGGAGACGGTCCTTGCGTTGATGAATGACTATGAATTGCACGCGCGCCTGACGACACGCAAAAAAGGGTACATCGTATATCTGAAAGAGGGAGAGAAGATTGTTGACTTTCTCAACCTCATCGGCGCCGTCCGCGCGTTGTTAAAGTTTGAGGATACGCGCATCCTAAAAGGGATGCGAAATCAAGTGAACCGGCTCGTCAACTGTGAAACCGCCAATATGAACAAGACGATTGCAGCCGCGGTACGGCAACTGGAGAATATCCAATTGATTGAAGCACACATGGGCTTACAGCAGTTGCCAGATAGCTTGCGCGTGGCAGCAGAGTTGAGGCTGCGCTATCCGGAGGCGAATCTTCAAGAGCTTTGTCGCCGCATGGGGAACCGCGTGTCAAAGTCCGGTCTCAACCACCGTTTCAGGAAAATGGAAGAAATCGCCGAGCGGCTGCGCTCTAGCCCTGCCACGTAG
- a CDS encoding HPr family phosphocarrier protein: protein MVQKETIVRIQGGLFARAAANFVQMANRFRSEVFLEKGGKSVNAKSIMGVMSLAVASGQSIIVRASGGDEQQAVDQLVQFIEAEHLS from the coding sequence ATGGTGCAGAAGGAAACGATAGTCAGAATTCAGGGCGGTTTATTTGCGCGAGCAGCGGCAAATTTTGTACAAATGGCAAATCGCTTTCGTTCAGAAGTCTTCCTCGAAAAGGGAGGAAAATCCGTGAATGCGAAAAGCATTATGGGCGTTATGTCGCTTGCTGTGGCGTCCGGGCAATCCATTATTGTTCGCGCGAGTGGCGGCGACGAGCAACAGGCGGTCGACCAACTCGTGCAGTTTATTGAGGCTGAACATCTTTCGTAA